In the Lates calcarifer isolate ASB-BC8 linkage group LG24, TLL_Latcal_v3, whole genome shotgun sequence genome, one interval contains:
- the LOC108898237 gene encoding serine/arginine repetitive matrix protein 2 isoform X2, with translation MQRRKSSGEPHSHLDQSSSGGSSAESQSQDDIGCNRRTKESVLGKSRFFSVESSNDQSPKRSRFALKKSDSTPSSSSSRSDSERAKTNNKMDQVLNRLRQTFSTRRSDDDLLFPWKWKRASQTPSVSESSDISSVSEVIADGTKTLEEQEQEGHETQNRYTVIPPSAVGSTMAADQFSMWSDKSTPETDQDEQKACARSKSESKTQVHLMAHNPTTHHFDFYRDRTDYKPTNQFSSCRDPSPSRNPNPSGGYPTQFRKSASSPRSPFSPFSSLSPLSPFPSPDVTEDSVFYSPKLQRRRESSPCEPGEQMSLGASRRSRASTGPPSAGPGPDKQRLASSYADLKYGIEPGRSFSVSSVLSSRPSGPGRISTGSRFMSVGDLSESSLNCEGMGMDQGFFPPVWTTEYDGQPPSDCSGLNFTSDPGKMRSRSLPRSLTRCLGNWSSGVSDSQPASKPAHLWSPNTNTCHFVWNADGPPTPPPTPPLSPVSRRMSKPPSLSSPTFPSSPGAPQSVDSQSSRGHLPSRGYISSLSTFEESSDSSSDTTTDDEYYLETGEGEQKETEL, from the coding sequence ATGCAGAGGAGGAAATCATCAGGTGAACCACATAGTCATTTAGACCAGAGCTCCAGTGGTGGCAGCTCAGCAGAGAGTCAGTCCCAAGATGACATAGGTTGCAACAGAAGAACAAAGGAGAGTGTACTGGGTAAAAGCAGGTTCTTTTCAGTAGAGAGCAGCAATGATCAAAGCCCAAAGAGAAGCCGGTTTGCACTGAAGAAAAGTGACAGCACGCCCAGCTCCAGTTCATCAAGGTCAGACTCAGAGAGGGCCAAGACCAACAACAAAATGGACCAGGTCCTCAACAGACTGAGACAAACATTCAGCACTAGACGGTCTGATGATGATCTGTTGTTTCCATGGAAATGGAAACGGGCCTCTCAGACGCCCTCTGTCAGTGAATCAAGTGACATCAGCAGTGTCAGTGAAGTCATTGCTGATGGTACCAAAACACTAGAGGAGCAAGAGCAGGAGGGGCACGAAACACAAAACAGATACACAGTCATTCCACCCTCAGCTGTTGGTAGCACAATGGCAGCAGATCAGTTCTCCATGTGGTCAGACAAATCAACTCCAGAGACTGACCAGGATGAGCAAAAAGCTTGTGCAAGATCCAAGTCTGAAAGTAAAACCCAAGTTCATCTTATGGCCCACAACCCAACAACGCACCACTTTGACTTTtacagagacaggacagacTATAAACCCACAAACCAGTTCTCTTCATGTAGAGATCCCAGTCCTTCCAGGAACCCTAACCCCTCTGGTGGTTATCCTACTCAATTCAGGAAGTCTGCATCCAGTCCCAGGAGTCCCttctcccccttctcctctctttcccctctctccccatttccctCACCTGATGTAACAGAAGACAGCGTCTTCTACAGCCCAAAGCTGCAGCGTCGCAGGGAATCCTCACCATGTGAGCCAGGAGAGCAAATGAGTCTAGGGGCTTCAAGAAGAAGCCGGGCATCCACAGGTCCTCCAAGTGCAGGTCCAGGACCAGACAAACAGCGCTTGGCATCCTCTTATGCAGACTTAAAGTATGGCATTGAGCCTGGGAGGTCATTTTCTGTGAGCTCTGTCCTCTCCAGTCGACCCTCGGGGCCTGGACGTATATCCACTGGGTCTAGATTCATGAGTGTGGGTGACCTCTCTGAATCTTCCTTGAATTGTGAAGGTATGGGCATGGATCAGGGGTTTTTCCCACCTGTTTGGACCACAGAATATGATGGCCAGCCCCCCAGTGACTGCAGTGGGTTGAATTTCACCAGTGACCCTGGTAAAATGAGATCCAGATCTCTTCCTCGATCTCTGACCAGGTGTTTGGGAAACTGGAGCTCAGGAGTCTCTGATTCTCAACCTGCCTCAAAGCCAGCCCACCTCTGGAGCCCTAACACGAACACTTGTCACTTTGTATGGAATGCAGACGGTCCCCCAACACCTCCTCCAACACCTCCCCTGTCACCAGTGTCCAGACGCATGTCCAAACCCCCCAGCCTTTCCTCCCCTACCTTTCCCAGCTCTCCAGGAGCACCACAGTCAGTAGACAGCCAGTCCTCCAGAGGGCATTTGCCCTCCAGAGGTTACATCTCCAGCCTGAGCACCTTTGAGGAGTCTtctgacagcagctcagacacGACAACAGATGATGAATATTACTTAGAAACAGGTGAGGgtgaacagaaagagacagaactGTAA
- the LOC108898237 gene encoding uncharacterized protein LOC108898237 isoform X1, whose product MLSSTVVTVLAPHWSGRLRRTKRFEGSGTSDVQGNLQDVTNTAANSAHFQETQNQQGVERVLTDGLQATLRVPFLGTRRNTVGWSTVSGPARLDCESKRKMNQTVSLDVNSGSMDNRKLDASALSPVSTTASPLSPLSLDPNEQRSPQTGHQGTLSALSSKPTTSSLLLSLRRNNSGRSSNAASTFSEENPLASDQEGNLFATHLPQTFLNNNERKRSKSLFSPSSMSYRTIEPRPVLSPSNHRERNISESRFFPTSLNEDTEDTPFTQQPQTRSRTQSNFTSSKQALVSRGVSERQQNCCSSDKNTNLIPESSVSSPRHSPYDRTILRKTQSFPRGTTLTSTCWWKQVPLDGSSTNDRTNIKDQPNTSLVPPCHDNSDLTSPGPTDNRRFSSQIPNNNNTTELVCKGNMNLVMKTQGGTHNLTKQRNPEDSPDHKSDRFVKQDHSSNLNNREPQNILLRSKISRTTAQTALSHPKELSKHDVSNSSFTTNVTELPPTLLNPKSSNTPTESSSTYNNNHCSSKTNSTPASPHNKDSEKFTKWSPSLATTITLNSQALTSKITSGVPLTPNTKTSSSFLSHPVSSQTSTHTSSQSFSQTARFTNTATPIGFERNYASFAKPFHPKTLSSLIPTVSAPSKSNYSPVPTASTTSSTIGSHPAATTVPSPSLLAPATPASTSPPTTLTLSSLLTPPATPVITSPKETSSPKEIRTFSNRSERDPKKPWAEGKRVRRVTWEDSVDLQHSEPITVKRPDPSGVPVSPLSPARSPRSVRAPSIFSFLRSSSSTTNTSPLCSPTPKISSIQVGKGGKYRSLSSDSADLTSREQEKSKERPSDAMIFHQERWDLTTPRQERTLSVESGTVQCRSTAPLSLPPDFSSGYKLRYSSPPYSTLMSSRTSQGETNTISHRSPLFPQASQSIYSSHLSLKNEPGASKPPLSLISSPQTVS is encoded by the coding sequence ATGCTGTCTTCCACCGTGGTAACGGTTCTTGCTCCACACTGGAGTGGCCGACTACGACGAACCAAAAGATTTGAGGGAAGTGGAACTTCAGATGTCCAGGGGAATTTACAAGATGTgacaaacactgcagcaaaCAGTGCACATTTTCAGGAGACTCAGAACCAACAGGGTGTGGAAAGGGTGTTGACTGATGGATTGCAAGCCACACTGAGAGTCCCATTCCTGGGTACCAGGAGGAATACAGTGGGCTGGTCAACTGTGAGTGGACCTGCAAGACTGGACTGTGAATCTAAGAGGAAAATGAATCAGACGGTCTCTCTGGATGTAAACTCTGGAAGTATGGACAACAGGAAACTAGATGCAAGTGCTTTAAGCCCTGTAAGCACAACTGCATCTCCACTATCTCCCCTGTCCCTTGACCCAAATGAACAAAGGAGTCCACAAACTGGCCATCAAGGAACACTCTCAGCTTTAAGCTCTAAACCAACTACCAGCAGTCTGCTTCTGTCTTTAAGAAGAAACAACAGTGGCAGGAGCTCTAATGCAGCTTCCACCTTCTCTGAGGAAAACCCACTGGCAAGTGATCAAGAAGGAAACCTCTTCGCAACACACCTCCCTCAAACCTTTCTCAACAATAATGAGCGAAAGAGGTCTAAgtccctcttctctccatcGTCCATGTCTTATAGGACAATTGAACCCAGGCCTGTCCTTTCCCCATCCaaccacagagaaagaaacatatCCGAATCACGCTTCTTTCCAACTTCACTAAACGAAGACACAGAAGACACACCTTTCACCCAACAACCTCAGACAAGAAGTAGAACCCAGTCCAATTTTACATCTTCCAAACAGGCACTTGTGAGTAGAGGGGTATCAGAGAGGCAACAGAACTGCTGTAGTtcagacaaaaatacaaacctTATCCCAGAGAGCTCAGTTTCCTCACCCAGACATTCCCCATATGATCGCACTATCCTTCGAAAAACTCAGTCCTTTCCTAGAGGGACAACTCTGACATCCACTTGCTGGTGGAAACAAGTTCCCCTGGATGGAAGTTCTACCAATGATAGAACCAACATCAAAGACCAGCCCAACACATCCTTAGTCCCACCCTGTCATGATAATAGTGACTTGACCTCTCCAGGTCCAACTGACAACAGAAGATTTAGTAGTCAAATCcccaacaacaataacacaacagaGTTAGTTTGCAAAGGTAACATGAACCTTGTTATGAAGACACAGGGAGGAACTCACAACCTCACCAAACAAAGAAACCCAGAAGATTCCCCTGACCACAAATCAGACAGGTTTGTCAAACAAGACCATAGTTCCAATTTAAACAACAGAGAACCgcaaaacattttgttgagGTCTAAAATTAGCAGAACTACAGCACAAACAGCACTGAGTCACCCTAAAGAGCTCAGTAAGCATGATGTAAGTAATAGTTCATTTACAACAAATGTAACTGAATTACCACCTACTTTGCTAAATCCCAAGAGCTCAAATACGCccactgagagcagcagcacataCAATAATAATCATTGCTCATCCAAAACCAACAGCACCCCCGCATCTCCCCACAACAAGGACTCTGAAAAGTTTACCAAATGGTCTCCCTCTCTTGCTACCACCATCACTCTCAACAGTCAAGCTCTAACTTCTAAAATTACTTCTGGTGTCCCCCTAACCCCAAACACCAAAACCagttcctccttcctttcccaTCCAGTTTCTTCTCAGACCAGTACCCATACTTCATCACAGTCTTTTTCCCAAACAGCCAGATttaccaacacagccacacccATTGGCTTTGAAAGAAACTATGCCTCCTTTGCCAAGCCTTTCCACCCTAAAACACTGTCCAGCCTGATTCCCACAGTTAGTGCTCCCTCTAAATCAAACTACAGCCCAGTACCCACTGCATCTACCACCTCTTCTACCATTGGCAGTCATCCTGCAGCCACAACTGTCCCCAGTCCATCCCTCCTTGCTCCTGCCACTCCGGCCAGCACATCTCCTCCCACCactctcaccctctcctctctcctaaCGCCCCCTGCGACCCCAGTCATCACCAGCCCCAAAGAAACTTCCAGCCCTAAGGAAATAAGGACATTCTcaaacaggtcagagagagaccCAAAGAAACCCTgggcagagggaaagagagtgagaagagTAACATGGGAGGACTCGGTGGATCTGCAGCACTCTGAGCCCATCACAGTGAAGAGGCCAGATCCATCTGGAGTCCCAGTTAgtcctctgtctcctgccaGGTCCCCCCGAAGTGTTAGAGCTCCATCCATCTTCTCCTTTCTGAGATCAAGCAGTTCAACCACAAATACATCTCCCCTGTGCTCCCCTACCCCAAAAATCTCCAGCATACAGGTGGGAAAAGGAGGGAAGTATCGATCCCTGTCATCTGACTCTGCTGATTTAACAtccagagagcaggagaagtcCAAGGAAAGACCTAGTGATGCTATGATCTTTCACCAAGAAAGATGGGACTTAACCACACCCAGGCAGGAGAGGAcactgtcagtggagtctggcaCAGTCCAGTGCCGTtccactgctcctctctctctccctcctgactTTTCAAGTGGTTATAAACTTCGTTACAGCTCCCCACCTTACTCCACTCTCATGTCAAGCAGGACGTCACAGGGAGAAACTAACACTATATCACACAGGTCACCCCTCTTCCCACAAGCCTCTCAATCAATTTATAGCTCACATCTTTCCTTAAAAAATGAGCCAGGTGCATCCAAACCCCCTCTGTCACTTATAAGTTCACCACAGACTGTATCTTAG